In Pectobacterium actinidiae, the DNA window TTGAGTTGCAGCAAGCAAATCAGTACCAACATTGTTGGAGGAATGCGGTAACCGAGGCATGGCTCGCCACTCGCTGGCTCGTTCATAAATCTGATGAGCAATAGCTTCCACCAAGGTTTTGCCTGGATCACCAGCCAAGATAAACACTTTATTCTTTGCATTTGCAAAACGTATCTGGCTGTCATTCAGATAGGTTGGTTGAAAACTGATCTGTTTGTTTTCCTCGCCCCTCACCCAGTCCAGTTTGCCGGAAGAACGAGCGAACAACCATTGCCATAGATCTGCCATGGAATGAAAATTTGCACCATTTTCCATGACCAGCATGATGTCATCAACATACCGCCCGTAATAGATAGGTGCGACTTGCTGCTCAATGACGCGATCCAGCTCGATCAGAGCTACGTTGGCAACAACAGCTGAAGCAGGGAGACCTACTGGTAATCCTTTCTTCAACGGAGTCTCCATTGCCCATGCTTTTAACGCATTAATAAATAAACGATTAAGTTTGCTTTGCTCAGCAGTGAGTTCCAACTCCAAAATATCTTTGACGAAGGTTGGATCAAGCATAAAACTGGGATTCAGTTCGTGATAGAAAGAACTAACATCAGCAGTGAGTGCTACGATTCTTTTGCTGTCACTTAGCGCGCTCCGCATAGCGTTAATGCCATTGTCACGCCAATCACGAAAAGGTTTGAGATAAGGTTGAAAAGAACCAATTGAAAGTGAATTGATGTTCTTTCCATCGAGAGTACGGCGCAGGCGGTTACCGTAAGCACAGGTAGATAATTTGGCATCAAAAAGATGTCCGACTTTCAACATCCAGAGAGTCGAGAGAACATGAAAATCCAGGCTGCATTGAGCCATTACTCGAAACTCGGCTTTGATTTTTTTTTGCTCGTTTTTCTCAGCCATTGAGTTGCAAGCATACGTCCACTTTTCAGCAGGTGAAGAAAATATGAGGCCGTTAGCTTGCGGCTCGCGCTGCTGTTCCCAGCAAGTCATGTCTACAGATTTGGTGGCCAGAAACCAGTTTCCAGTAAACTCATTCTCTTCCACCCATGATTCGTCGTCTCCCTGTATTTTTCCCAGCAGATCCGTCAAATTCGCGTGGAGGGATTCTTCGTATTCCGCAATTGCTTCCAGTGAAACATGGGATGAATAGTACAGATCGACTTTCGCTTTGCGGTAGGCAAGGCCAAGGTCTTCAAGGCTAATAATCATGCCATTCCTCTTTAAAAATAACTACATTGTCAGCTTCTAAATTACCGTCAGCCAGTTGGAAGCAACCGCTTTTATTGGCGAGAATGTAACTGTTTCAATAAAACGAATCATCCACTTTTAGAAGTCTTCATAAATACTGATTTCTTGTATAGTTGGAAAGAGATACTCCTTTGGACATTACAATTCGGCATTCCAATTTCCGAAATAACGCTTTAATTTCTCTACCGTGTGTCGCCACTTCGGCGCGGTAGGCTTGCAGACCGTATTTTGGTTACCGAAGAACCCCACTTCGTTCACCGCGTCTTGTTCACTGCGGGTTTCCAGCCATTTTACGGGAACAAAATACTCGGATTTATCGGGATCATCCGCATTCAGACGATAGAGATCGCGATACTTCAGCACATCCATCGCCAGCTTTTCTCCGTCGTCAGTGTTGATGGTGAAGCTACTGGCAGGCTCAACAGCCCCCTGCACAATACCGACGCCAACATAACCCGTTGCCGGAATTTTTACCCAAATGCGATTGCCAGGCTGAAGCTGTTTTAATGTCTGACTGTACCAGCTTCCACCGCCCGCACTGATAAAGTTGTAGTGTCGCGCCTCTTCCCAGTTGCGGCTTTGCATGTCGCCAAACGAGACGTAAAACTCCCCGTTCCAGGGCTCCTTTGCGTTGGCACTTGTGGCTGTGGCCTGTGCGGCATTGGTTTGCGTCTCACTCGGGTCGAGAAGCCACGTGCGGCTTAAGAACTGTTCATCACCGTGCTGGAATACCTTAAAGAACAGCACGTTAATCGAAATACCGTTTTTGCTCAGATAATCCACGATGCGTTCGGTGGACGAATCCAGCTCAGCCGCCACAATGATGATTTGGTGCGACTGGTTGAGTGATTCCTCTTCCAGTTCAGAGTTAAAACGTCGTTTGAACGCCTCACCGAGATTCCCACCACCGGAGAATTTTTCATAAATCTGCGACAGACGCTCGGCGGTTAAGTCATCTACCCAGGAGGCGTAATCCAGCGCCTGCGCCACCACTTCACGCGGCGTGCGATCGCGCTTGAGTTCAATCAGGATCAGCGAGGCATCCGGCGCAATCGCCAGCAGGTCGATACGCCCTTTATCGAGCGTATTTTCCTGATGGCCGATGATCATCCACTGATCAGAGAGGATAGTGGGGTCGTTTAAAATCATCTTCTCCAGCAGTTGCTCGCTGGCGAGTTTGCAGATGGTTAGCGGCTGGGGATTATCTCCTACCCGCCAGATTGCATGATGAACCGGCATCGTCTGTTCCTTAGTTTAATGCTACGTCAGTGAGTGCATCCGCCAGATGGAGTTGGGTTTGCTGGGCGGATTGCAGGCGGGATTTGAGTGTGTCACCGAGGTTTAATAGTTCCTTAACTCTTGCAATTATTTGATATTGTTCTTCTTTCGTGGGGAGAGGGATAAGGTAATTTTTTACAGTAGAAACGTTAATTCTTGGTGCCGCTCCACCCGTTGTCATCTGTCGAGCTAAAATTGTAATCAATGGACTGTTCAGAACAATCTCAAGATACTCAGATAAAACCCTATCACCAGAACGAATTAACATCATTCTTTGTCCAAGACATACTTTAACGTCTTCGGGAATTCGGCACGCAACACCTAATACCCCACCTTCACGGCTGTAAAGAATATCATTAAAAGATGGTTCTAAGCGCTGAATCCTTTCGAGATATGTTTGTTCACTTACATGACGAGAATCATTTAACTCTAAATAACCCGGCTTAATTTGATTGGTTCTAACACAAATGAATCCTTTATCAGCCCACTTTGGTGTTGAATGCGGACAATTGCTGGTTACAGAAGAGGTTTTTCTGTTGACGATAACTGTTTTCAAGGCGGTACCGTTCCGCGACAGACACATTCACACCATAAACTGTGCGAGTATAGTCCAGTGCTGCATGATCACTATCGATACGTGCGTTTTCAAGAAGCAGATGCCGCAGGTAGCGCCTGAAGCTCGCAAAATGGCTTCCAGAAAAAGTTGTGAATTTAACCGCGTAGTATTCGAAGGGGAAATTTGTCGGATCCTGCTGCAAAACTTGTCGAATGTCCTCGCCATATTCGTCAAGCATCGGTGCAATTCGCATTCTGAGGCCATCGGCATCTATGCCAGCCAGATTCTGTCGGCCATTGAGATCAGGATTGTTACCTTGATGAAGAAAGACGTCAGCGATAAGTACTGGTAGCAGATCAGCCCGACGTTCACCCGCCAGAAAATTCTCCACCGCAGATTGTGAAATAAGGGATTCAACGCCCAGAGTTTCAACACGATGTCTACTGTCACTCAAAACCAAATCAAGAGCTAGTAAGATGCTACTTTTACCCGATTCATTATCACCGATGAATATGTTTCGATCAGCATTGAAAAACAGGTCCAGGCGCGGAAACTTTTTAAAATTTTGCAGTATCAATCGAGTAATTACAGGCATGCTAAAGTCCCTATTTATGAGCGATCTAACATTATCTCCAACAAAGTGAAATTTTGTAAACTTCAACTATCAAGATAAAAACCTTACCGAAACATGATCTTACCAGTGATTTTCTTGTTTTTTTGAGAGCTGTATCCAAAATACATGGTCAGTTCAGGTTTAGAGGATATTCTAGTGCTTCTGGCTTCGATGGTTGGTTGTTACTACGAACGGAAATTGACCATCGACTAAAACCTTGTAAGCAGAGTAAGCCGTCCCTTAAGGCCAAGCAGACGGCATAGAGTTAATGGATTACAGGGTATACTGGTGGAGGTGGCGGATAGTCTTCATTGGCAGAATGGCTCTGCTTCCAGCCTCAGTACGTAATACACCTAACCTCGGTATTAGCCTGGCAGAAATAATCTGACGCGCCATACGCAAATCTGGCAGAGAAACTGCTGTTAGGCTCAGCTTGTGGAAGTTATGAATTTTTCTCGTACTAATACCCTGATAGACGGCAGCCTGCTATTCGGGTTTTGGTAAAATGGGGAGTGAGGGAGTATGAATACGTGACTACTAGCGAGATTGATCAATACGCTGCTGCACCCAAGCTTCTACTTCGCTTTTCAGCCAGCGTGAGCTACGTCCGAGCTTAATCGGTTTTGGGAATGCGCCCTCCTGAATCAGTTTGTAAAACCACTTATCGGTAAGCTGTGTAAATTTCGTAATAAACACCATGTCGACCAGCTGATCGTTCAACAGGGATGTAGTGTTACTCATGGAAAATCTCCTTTAAGTCAGTAATTTAAAGGAGGAATGGCTGATTATTGATGTAGAATGCAGCCCTCCTCAGTGGATGGAAGGCTGCGTAAAAAACTAAATAACAGGAGTACTAACCCCTTGGCTACGTTTTCGCTAATAGCCAGTGTGATCATTAAGGTGCGGATTGTTTCTATGAATTGCTTAGCATTAGGCTGTGCATCCCATTGTGCGCACTTTCCTGCTGTACTGTTTGTCACGATGTTTCGCCATATACTCAATGCGGCTACTTATGACGTCAAAGTTGGTACTTTTGTTTGCGTTTGCCCAATATAGGTAATAGCAAGGATTTTTGGGGAATGTGACAAGTGTGCGGTGTTTCTCTGCATCCAGATTCAATGCGCTGCACCATGCCTGAATGATCATATCCGCCAAATTTCCTTTTTGTGTGTAATCACCGAGCGTATAAAACGCATCTTTATTGAACATGAGCAGTGCGTGGTAATGGATTTTCGTACCACATTGATTTTGCTCCCTGACCCAGACATAGTGCAGGTCTGACTGATGAATCTGTTTACCGGGGTTGTGCTTTACCTGTCGTTTGTATTTGGCTATGAGTCGGGATTTTAGTGCGGGGGGAAAGGAACCAATAGCCCTATTGTCTTCTACATGATAGTTATCGGGGAAATGCAAATCAACGCGAACAATAAGCGTTCTATGGTGAGCCAGCAAGGCTAATTCCAACGTCTTTTTAATTTTATAAAGGTAATAGATATTATATTTTTTAAGGTATGTCTTACTCATGGAATTGTCTCAATGAATGTTGTATTTCAGACAATACACACCCCTTTAAAAATAAAATCTCGTGGTTAGTGGTAATGGCCAACTCGTTGTCCTGTTACTATCAATGACTGCTGTACACCCTAATTCCAAGGTTATCTCATCCCATGTGGCTCAAGTACCTATACCTCCCAGCATAAGATATGCATGTACGATGTCTTACTTGTCATTGATGATGATTGAAATAGGATCTAATGCTTATCATCATAGTGTTATGTGTATTAATCCCTTCTTTAATAGATATTATCCAATCCGATAGATTTTCCTGATTCTCAAAATCGAAGAAGCGCGGTGTTACCTGGCTTCTGTACCCGATTTTTGTCTTTTGATGGCGAATTTTTACTCTGGAGTTATCTCTTCTTGCTCTCCCATAAAAGCTTTGAGGAAGTTATGTGCGGGCGCATCTCTTTGCCAGTCATGGTTTTGTGCATCGGGTTCCAGATGTTGTGAATGATCTTTTTTTGCCTAGCCATAAAGCCGTTTTTTCGTCTGAAGCATTAGTGGGAGCTGCATTTCTGTGATTACAACTGATGGTCTGTGGCGTAATTTTTTACGGAACCGCTTACTGAGCAAGGATCTATGGGGAAAAGGTGATTTTCCTTGGGTATCCTTTATCATCAGCCTTACACGGCATAAAAATTTACAAACCATTGTATAAATTAGTTTTGTTTAAAAGTAGGTCACTTTTTAGTGACCTACTTTTTATTTGATTGATTAAATAAAGTGACTTACTATGACGAAGTATCCAGCGGTTAAAGGTCAATCGAACATGGCAAGCAAGCATAAAATTACAACCTACTTTTCCAATACGACAACCTATGACTGGGTGACAAATGCAGCAGCCGAACAGGGGGTGACAAAGTCGGGATATCTCGAAGGGTTAATCAGGCAGGAGATGGAACGCAATCAGGAAAAAACGATAATAAAATCAGGGATAATGATTTATGAAGTCTACACACCAAAAGAGCAATCTTGTCTATTATCTGAGCAATTCGAGCTTGCTATTTCCCCTTTAGATCTCGAAACCAAACGTAACAAATATTACAATGACATGATTCATGAGAGTCTCAATACTGCTGTATATAATGATTTTTATGGGGAGGTGACAAAAAAGTACATTCAATTACCTGACAGTGATTACTATGTTATTTTGCTAAAAACGGAATTTGAGGGAAGGATATCTACAATCAAAAAGGGGTCATTAAACCTAGCATATCATGTGATATATCAACCTTTTATTATCACTCAAGATTTATGGGATAAGCATGATGGTCGCTATGATTTTTTCAATATTCGCTATCTGAGGCAAACAGATCTTATCAATAAACAGTGGGAGCGGACTATCCCTAATAGGTATGTAGGTGTTGCACCCATTTTTGATAGGAAAAGATTGGGTAATGATAAGGGTGGGTTCTTTATTCCGGTATTGCGAGAGCCTCAAGCTTGGCAAGAAATAATTAACGATAAAACAATTCAAAAGAATCTGTCTCCTAATAAAGATGCTATTCTGGGTGTTACGGTTTCATCCAATAAGGAAAGATTTAATTTAAAAGGCTGCGAATCATTCAAAGAACCTTATTAATCACTCCGATTAAAGTTGCATTATTTTATAGCAATACATTATTCCTGTGATATTCGATAATGTGGTTATTACAGGATATAAAATGAAACAGGTATCTCAACCATACGTATTACTTACACCCGTACTTTCATCGTTACCTGATGATATTGCTGGCCGTATTCGTTATCAGCTTGATAAGGCTATTCATTATGCTCCCGTTATTGGTTTGATGGGAAAAAGTGGCGCTGGTAAATCCAGCCTGTGTAATACGCTTTTCAGCCCACCTCCAGCCAGAGTGGATGCCGTCAACGGGTGTACTCGGTGTGTTCAACGCTATCAGGTAAGTTACAAGTCGCATACCCTTAGCCTTATTGATTTTCCTGGTGTGGGTGAAACGCCAGGGCTCGACAAGATCTACTTTCGTCTTTATCAGGAATGGGCTGAGAAGTTGGATTTGATTATCTGGGTGCTGAAAGCAGATGAACGCGCCTGGAATGAGGATATCCAATGTTACAGAAAACTCCTTCAGGCCGGTGCTGATCCGGCCAGATTTCTTTTTGTTCTCAGCCAGGCGGACAAAATTGAACCTTGTCGCGAGTGGAAGAATAACCGCCCTTCTGAGCGTCAGTATAAAAATCTGATGCTCAAGACAGAACGAGTGGAATCAACCTTTAAACCTGTACACCCTGTTGTAGCTATCTCTGCTTCGGAAGGGTACAACCTGCACCAGTGGGTGGAAACATTCATCATGGCATTACCAGCCAGAGCCAGTGGTGCCGTTGTCGGCCGATTGGGAACCGTGTATAGAACAGAAAACGTGATTGGCAGTGCTCGTGAGCGTTTTGCCGATGCGGTTGGAGACATATTTGATGAGACAATCGGCAACATACTCACTTCCCAGGCTTTTTCAACAGTTCTGCTAACAGTAAGAGAACGTCTGATTTCACTGGCTAAATCACTTTGGCATATCTTCTTTTAATTCCTTTTCTGTTGGTGGCGTTATCACTTTCCTGATGATCTGTTTTAACGATCGAATACTGATTTATGATAGTTTATGCCGATTAATAAATTATTATCGATCGGTTTTATGATAGATAATGACGATCGATTTATACGTATCGATCTGAATTAACGATTATCTCTCCTTTCGCTATCCCTATACGATCTTTCACCAGCCAGCTAAAGCTATTCCTTCTGTCACTCAATCTAATTAACTGGTTAATAAGGATTATTTTCCTATTCCATCCATTTTTTCACTTTCAAAGGGTCACTTCACTATGTTTAAACCGTATCCGCTTTCCAAATATGATAGTCACGCCTGGTCTATGGCTATCGGGCTTCCCATCATCTGGGGTGTTTCTGTGATTTTTCTGCCACAACAAGTAGCCCTAACGCTCTATACCGTCTTCTCTCTGGTTTGGGTATTACTGGACCGTCTGCAACTGATGAAACAGGAAAAAGAGGCACCGGCAGTCTGGTGGTTTGTATTGCCAATGGTCTATCTACGCCAGCGTGATGAAAGGCAAGGAAAACCGTGGCGTTTATTGCAGGTATGGTTGCTTTGTACTGTCCTCTCCGTGTTGGTTGGTAATCATTTTAAAAGTCAGTCAGGGACAGATCGTCTGGCACAAAGTGCCTGTCCTGTTGTTACAAAGATTATGAAACGTCAGGGAATTGAAGAGCATTGCATTCGAGTTACTGATGTAAAAGAAGAAGTTAAAGGGCGCTTTTATCAGGCCTATGCATTGATGAATACCGGTTTTAAACAGCCGTTAACGATTGAAATCCGAGCAGATAACACCATCTATGTCACGCTCGCAGATGAAAAATAACAACTGGGCATCATGAGGAACTATTTATATGAAAAATATAATGATAATCACGCTATTGGCTATATCGCTATGGAGTTCTCAGTTGTGTGCCGCTGCTTATGATCCCAAGCCAATTAGCTATAAGAATTCTATTGTTGACACCGTTGATGTTAGACACAACAAAATAGCGGCAGGTGTTGATGATTTTATCATTATCGGTAAAAAGGGACGCAACACGGAGAAATTCGTTCTGACGTGTTATGCCAAAGACAATCAGCTAAATATCCGGTACTACCTGAAAGGTATTTACGGCGACAACGTCGAAGGCGCAACAGGAGTGACCGTGCAGTATTATCCTGATGATATTCATCAAATGAATAACAATGCTGACCATGCTAAAACACTCATGGATAGCCTCCACTCGGCTAATCTGGCAAAAGTGATTTCCAATATGCTGGATTATCGAACAGGCTCGTTTGTTTTTCATTTCTATTATAACGATGGCACCTTTGATCATAATCCGATGGGATGGAGCTATCAGTATCCTGCGACCTTGCTTGCCAAAAAGCTGGGACAGGCCCTGATTGATGCCAATGCAAGGCACTGCGATATCAAACGCGGATACAGTTCGCTTTCTGCGCTTTCTGCTCCCTAACGTTGTGTTTGTTTATCTGCTCTGAAGATGACTGGCCCACAGGGTATCTGATGGGCCAACTCACGTACTTTCCCTTGCGCCATAACAGCCACAGGCGACGATGAATCAATACTGAAAAGAATAGGGCGGCCACTCTGACCTGTTCTTTTTCTATTCATTTCCTCTCTTTCTGTTCAATTACAAGGATTCACCATGTCATGTAATTCATTGGCAGGCAGCGTTGCGTCCAAAGAACAGCGCATCATCCAGATGGCGCTGTTCCTGCTGGAAAAACGGGTACGTAAAAATGCGAGGCAGTTCAAAACCTCGGAGGACACCAAAAGTTGGTTACTGCTAGAGCTCAGCGGCCTGGAGCGTGAAGTCTTTATGGTGCTGTATCTGGATAACCAGCATCGCCTGATAGAAAAGGAAATTATTGCGCTGGGTGGTATCAACAGTACCGAAGTGCATCCGCGTGAAATCCTCAAATCTTCACTGCGTCATAACGCCGCAGCCGTGATACTGGCCCACAATCATCCTTCCGGCTGGGCAGAGCCCAGTCAGGCCGATCGCCATATCACTGACACACTGAAAAATTCCCTCTCACCGCTTGATATCAGAGTACTTGATCACCTGGTGATTGGCGGCGATGAGGTGGTGTCGTTTGCTGAACGTGGCTGGCTGTGATGATCTCACTTACCACTGCTCTCTTATAAGGAAAGCACTATGTCATTATCAGATTCCCCGGAATGGGGACTAAAACGTGCCGTTACTCCGCAATTCGGAGCTAGGCTGGTTCAGGAAGGTCACTCTCTTCATTATCTGGCAGATCGGGCCAGTGTTATCGGTGCGTTCAGCAAAACAGAAGCTCGTCATCTGGAACAGATCTTTCCTGAGTTGATTAAGCAGTTGGAACAGAAGCTACGCACGGGGGAACTGAATCCCCATAAACAAGGCTGCATCACGCTGCATTGCAACGAATGGACCTGTGAAGCCGATACGCTGGGCAGTTTTGGCTACGTGTATATTGTTATTTATCCAATTTCTGCTGCAACACAATAATCCGCTGCTTCTCTCCCCGTCCTTGGCAATTCCCTGATTTTATCGACTTAACCTGAAGAGAGTATTTCCATGCAAACATCACCTGCAATCCCGCCTCGGGAGGAACAATCCTGCCCGTTACCCATAGCCGTCTGGCATCAACTTCTGACCTATCTACTGGAAAAGCACTACGGCCTCACGCTGAATGACACGCCGTTCTGTGAGGAAAATGTGATTCAGGAGCATATCGATGCTGGCGTCACGTTGGTCAATGCCGTCAATTTTCTGGTGGAAAAATACGAACTGGTGCGTATCGATCGCAACGGCTTTAACTGGCAGGAGCAATCGCCGTTTCTCACTGCCGTTGATGTTCTCCGTGCCAGACGTGCTACCGGCTTGCTCAAAGCATAAAGACTGCGAGCCGCTTTCCAGTTACATCTCACCAAATCTATTTATTCTTCTCTCCGATGCATAATGCGCCAGCCCTGACCGGTTGGCGCATTTGCTTTTATGTATGGACCACAAATGATGCAAACTGAACCCGAGGTTTTGACCGAACACACCGAGCTGATTTGCTCGACCAACATTGAGCGTATCGTTACCGGACGTGATGCCGCGCTACAACAGATAGAACAACTCCTTAATCAGCTACAGTCGATCTCAACGCTAACGGCGACTATCGGTGGCGGCACCGCCGAAGACTGGGCATTAAAGCAAGGGCATCGCTACGATTGCTGGCTGACAGAAACGCCAGCTAAAGCGATGTCAGCCATCACTCGCACGTTGGATCGCAATATCTGGCGTGACCTGATGCTGAAATCCGGCATGCTGTCGCTGATGGATGCCGAAGCACGTAGCCAGTGGCATAAAAATCTGGATGAAGGTGAGCTACCCGCCATCAGTGAAGCCAATATTCTCAGCACCTTTGAGCAACTCCACCAAAGTAAGCTGGAGGTATTTGAGCGTGGGGTAATCAACGTATTCAAAGGACTATCGTGGGATTACAAGACCAATCACCCTTGTTACTTTGGTAAGAAAATCATCATCAATAATCTGGTGACATATAACCGTTGGGGCTTTGGCTTGAACTGGGGCTGGCGACGCGATCAACTGGCCGACCTGGAGCGTATGCTGTACTTGTTGGATGGCAAACCCATTCCTGACAACCGAGGCGATATCACTATCCGACTGATGGACCATATCCGTGATAATCCTCACAAGCAGGAATATGAAGATGAGTTCTTCAGCGTGCGTTACTTTCAGAAAGGCACCGGGCATCTCACCTTCAAGTGTCCTGACCTGATCGATCAGATGAACGATATAATCGCTAAACATTATCCGGGGATGTTGGCGGCGAGGTGATTAACCAATCATGTCACACAGGTATATCCCATTGACATATCCCATCAATATTCTATGCTATCGATAGCACAAAATTTCTCCAAGGAGATCGCCATGGAAAAAACTACAGTATTTAAAAGTAACCGCAGCCAAGCGGTACGGCTCCCCAAAGCCGTTGCACTGCCCGATGATGTGAAGCAGGTTGATATCGTTGCGATTGGTCGCACACGTATCATTACTCCGGCAGGGGAAAGCTGGGACAGTTGGTTCGAAGAACAAGGAGTAACACCTGACTTTATGATCACCAGAGAGCAACCCGATGATCAGATCAGGGAAGATTTCTGATGCTGAAATATCTGCTCGATACCAATATTTGTATTTACACCATCAAGAACAAGCCGCAGGAAGTCAGGGACGCTTTCTACCGCCATTACGGGCAGTTTGCTATCAGTGCTATCACGTTGATGGAACTGATCTATGGTGCGGAGAAATCGGTAAACCCAGAAAAGAATCTCGCCGTGATTGAAGGTTTTTCTGCTCGTCTGGAAGTGCAAACTTATGGCTTTGACGCTGCCATACATACCGGGCAAATTCGTGCCGAGCTGGCAAAACAAGGAACCCCCATCGGCCCGTATGATGCCATGCTAGCGGGTCATGCTCGGTCAGCAGGTTTGATACTGGTAACGAACAACGTGCGTGAATTTGAGCGAGTGCCTGGGCTACGAGTAGAAAACTGGGTAAGCCAATAAGCTGTATTCTGCCCTACCCCAATACAGGATATAATCCACCGCCTACTGCGGATAACCCGCAAAAAAATCCAGCCAGAAAGGTTTGGGGGCCCATTTGGGGGCCACTACGTTTTTCGAACTGGTGAAAATCCTTTTATTTCAATATAGATACGTGGCTAATTCGAATCCTGTAGGGTAAA includes these proteins:
- a CDS encoding DUF4942 domain-containing protein — protein: MQTEPEVLTEHTELICSTNIERIVTGRDAALQQIEQLLNQLQSISTLTATIGGGTAEDWALKQGHRYDCWLTETPAKAMSAITRTLDRNIWRDLMLKSGMLSLMDAEARSQWHKNLDEGELPAISEANILSTFEQLHQSKLEVFERGVINVFKGLSWDYKTNHPCYFGKKIIINNLVTYNRWGFGLNWGWRRDQLADLERMLYLLDGKPIPDNRGDITIRLMDHIRDNPHKQEYEDEFFSVRYFQKGTGHLTFKCPDLIDQMNDIIAKHYPGMLAAR
- a CDS encoding TA system toxin CbtA family protein; the protein is MQTSPAIPPREEQSCPLPIAVWHQLLTYLLEKHYGLTLNDTPFCEENVIQEHIDAGVTLVNAVNFLVEKYELVRIDRNGFNWQEQSPFLTAVDVLRARRATGLLKA
- a CDS encoding type IV toxin-antitoxin system YeeU family antitoxin translates to MSLSDSPEWGLKRAVTPQFGARLVQEGHSLHYLADRASVIGAFSKTEARHLEQIFPELIKQLEQKLRTGELNPHKQGCITLHCNEWTCEADTLGSFGYVYIVIYPISAATQ
- a CDS encoding restriction endonuclease subunit S, whose amino-acid sequence is MCLSRNGTALKTVIVNRKTSSVTSNCPHSTPKWADKGFICVRTNQIKPGYLELNDSRHVSEQTYLERIQRLEPSFNDILYSREGGVLGVACRIPEDVKVCLGQRMMLIRSGDRVLSEYLEIVLNSPLITILARQMTTGGAAPRINVSTVKNYLIPLPTKEEQYQIIARVKELLNLGDTLKSRLQSAQQTQLHLADALTDVALN
- a CDS encoding GTPase family protein — translated: MKQVSQPYVLLTPVLSSLPDDIAGRIRYQLDKAIHYAPVIGLMGKSGAGKSSLCNTLFSPPPARVDAVNGCTRCVQRYQVSYKSHTLSLIDFPGVGETPGLDKIYFRLYQEWAEKLDLIIWVLKADERAWNEDIQCYRKLLQAGADPARFLFVLSQADKIEPCREWKNNRPSERQYKNLMLKTERVESTFKPVHPVVAISASEGYNLHQWVETFIMALPARASGAVVGRLGTVYRTENVIGSARERFADAVGDIFDETIGNILTSQAFSTVLLTVRERLISLAKSLWHIFF
- the radC gene encoding RadC family protein, which encodes MSCNSLAGSVASKEQRIIQMALFLLEKRVRKNARQFKTSEDTKSWLLLELSGLEREVFMVLYLDNQHRLIEKEIIALGGINSTEVHPREILKSSLRHNAAAVILAHNHPSGWAEPSQADRHITDTLKNSLSPLDIRVLDHLVIGGDEVVSFAERGWL
- the vapC gene encoding type II toxin-antitoxin system tRNA(fMet)-specific endonuclease VapC → MLKYLLDTNICIYTIKNKPQEVRDAFYRHYGQFAISAITLMELIYGAEKSVNPEKNLAVIEGFSARLEVQTYGFDAAIHTGQIRAELAKQGTPIGPYDAMLAGHARSAGLILVTNNVREFERVPGLRVENWVSQ
- the vapB gene encoding type II toxin-antitoxin system VapB family antitoxin, producing the protein MEKTTVFKSNRSQAVRLPKAVALPDDVKQVDIVAIGRTRIITPAGESWDSWFEEQGVTPDFMITREQPDDQIREDF
- a CDS encoding helix-turn-helix transcriptional regulator, yielding MSNTTSLLNDQLVDMVFITKFTQLTDKWFYKLIQEGAFPKPIKLGRSSRWLKSEVEAWVQQRIDQSR
- a CDS encoding inovirus Gp2 family protein, whose amino-acid sequence is MSKTYLKKYNIYYLYKIKKTLELALLAHHRTLIVRVDLHFPDNYHVEDNRAIGSFPPALKSRLIAKYKRQVKHNPGKQIHQSDLHYVWVREQNQCGTKIHYHALLMFNKDAFYTLGDYTQKGNLADMIIQAWCSALNLDAEKHRTLVTFPKNPCYYLYWANANKSTNFDVISSRIEYMAKHRDKQYSRKVRTMGCTA
- a CDS encoding nuclease, yielding MPVHHAIWRVGDNPQPLTICKLASEQLLEKMILNDPTILSDQWMIIGHQENTLDKGRIDLLAIAPDASLILIELKRDRTPREVVAQALDYASWVDDLTAERLSQIYEKFSGGGNLGEAFKRRFNSELEEESLNQSHQIIIVAAELDSSTERIVDYLSKNGISINVLFFKVFQHGDEQFLSRTWLLDPSETQTNAAQATATSANAKEPWNGEFYVSFGDMQSRNWEEARHYNFISAGGGSWYSQTLKQLQPGNRIWVKIPATGYVGVGIVQGAVEPASSFTINTDDGEKLAMDVLKYRDLYRLNADDPDKSEYFVPVKWLETRSEQDAVNEVGFFGNQNTVCKPTAPKWRHTVEKLKRYFGNWNAEL